From Blastocatellia bacterium, a single genomic window includes:
- a CDS encoding SOS response-associated peptidase family protein, with the protein MKPIHERMPVIIPKENEDLWLDPQVQDTEVLRSLLQPYPAEEMQAHPVSKLVNSPGNNSPNCIKAIS; encoded by the coding sequence ATGAAGCCCATTCACGAACGAATGCCGGTTATCATTCCGAAGGAGAATGAGGATTTATGGCTTGACCCGCAGGTGCAGGACACAGAAGTCCTGCGGAGCCTATTGCAGCCCTACCCTGCGGAAGAGATGCAAGCTCATCCAGTGTCGAAGCTGGTAAATTCGCCGGGCAATAACTCGCCTAACTGCATCAAAGCAATCAGCTAA
- a CDS encoding DoxX family protein, whose product MNMNLAAHVTYFLLRVVAGFLFSQAGCVILFGWFGGMPDQPSPPPLISQTGIGGVLEFFGGILIMLGLFTRPVAFILSGMMAVAYWQFHAPLGGWPLQNQGMPAVLFCFIFLYMAMQGAGDWGLDALLRRKRAATTGTH is encoded by the coding sequence ATGAACATGAACCTTGCCGCGCACGTCACATACTTTCTACTCCGCGTCGTGGCGGGGTTCCTATTCTCTCAGGCTGGCTGCGTGATCCTGTTCGGTTGGTTCGGCGGTATGCCCGACCAGCCCAGCCCGCCGCCTTTGATCTCGCAGACGGGCATCGGCGGGGTGCTGGAGTTCTTCGGCGGCATCTTGATTATGCTCGGCCTGTTCACCCGACCTGTTGCATTTATCCTTTCGGGCATGATGGCGGTCGCATACTGGCAGTTTCACGCGCCGCTCGGCGGGTGGCCGCTCCAGAATCAGGGGATGCCAGCCGTGTTGTTCTGCTTCATCTTTCTGTATATGGCGATGCAGGGTGCGGGCGACTGGGGACTCGATGCCCTCCTTCGTCGTAAACGTGCAGCCACCACAGGCACGCACTGA